Proteins from a genomic interval of Phragmitibacter flavus:
- a CDS encoding metallophosphoesterase yields MMLSSSNLSRRRLLKQTFAFSASAMLGRSVMGQADALVPVAPGEHLLMIGDWGAKETKGQEAVASGMKKFLDEQKIKPGAMFLLGDNFYGSMKGGVKSERWKVQFSEMYPRSHFDCRCYAVLGNHDYGDDPKRSLEAQLGYAKENPGTRWTMPSKRYAFDYPTVNPLMRVVAVDSNWRDMKPEEIAEQNQWLEDELKRARSTPWVVVMGHHPLYSNGQHGDSEALIDAWGPLFEEHRVDFYFCGHDHDLQHMEFEGLKTSFVLSGGGGARVRELRKVRSGHYAKSVYGFTHLHVTAESFSVQHVDANRNRLHAFSKTLDGVVTIV; encoded by the coding sequence ATGATGTTGAGTTCTTCCAATCTATCACGTCGCCGTTTGTTGAAACAGACTTTTGCGTTCAGCGCTTCGGCGATGTTGGGTCGGTCGGTGATGGGGCAGGCCGATGCCTTGGTTCCAGTGGCGCCGGGGGAGCACTTGTTGATGATTGGAGACTGGGGGGCGAAGGAGACGAAGGGGCAGGAGGCGGTGGCGTCGGGGATGAAAAAATTTCTCGATGAGCAGAAGATTAAACCGGGGGCGATGTTTTTGTTGGGGGACAATTTTTATGGGTCGATGAAGGGCGGGGTGAAGAGCGAGCGATGGAAGGTGCAGTTCAGCGAGATGTATCCGCGTTCGCATTTTGACTGCCGGTGTTATGCGGTGTTGGGAAATCACGACTACGGGGATGATCCCAAGCGTTCGTTGGAGGCGCAGTTGGGTTATGCAAAGGAGAATCCGGGCACGCGCTGGACGATGCCGTCGAAGCGGTATGCGTTTGATTATCCGACGGTGAATCCTTTGATGAGAGTCGTGGCGGTGGACAGCAACTGGCGGGACATGAAACCCGAGGAGATTGCGGAGCAGAATCAGTGGCTGGAAGATGAACTGAAGCGGGCCAGGTCGACACCATGGGTGGTGGTGATGGGCCATCATCCGCTGTATTCAAATGGTCAGCATGGAGATTCGGAAGCATTGATTGATGCATGGGGTCCGCTATTCGAGGAGCATCGGGTGGATTTTTATTTTTGCGGCCACGATCACGATTTGCAGCACATGGAATTTGAAGGGTTGAAGACTTCGTTCGTGCTGAGTGGTGGCGGTGGGGCCAGGGTGCGGGAGTTGCGCAAGGTGCGGTCCGGGCATTATGCCAAGTCGGTTTACGGGTTCACGCATCTTCACGTGACCGCAGAGAGTTTTTCGGTGCAGCATGTGGATGCGAACCGCAACCGGCTGCATGCGTTTTCGAAAACGTTGGACGGTGTCGTGACGATTGTTTGA
- a CDS encoding sensor histidine kinase, giving the protein MQSTHLVLFLVLLAAIQPAGAAEVVRSAAVLRAMAPDEAKKGLPVEMEAVVTFVDRSWGNLFVHDGTAGVYVMAGEQVKQASWIAVGQKVGVRGVTGDGFLPVIVAAELVELGEGVLPAPMVPKSLEAIQTPALDSQWVEVEGVVKRLADEYAGLTLYLQSGPLELPAVLPRTETLAAVGTLPLHLLERRVRVRAVAATQFNEQGQMSGRHLYLPGMSFLTLLDPAQESPPAPLRRVDELLRVGSPLDERVRLRGVVTHAVPEQMLFLRGDGGSMRIDSALTPDLKPGTMIEAEGYATFMPLRPGLNAAELQILEEGPPPVPLRLALTSERRSAEQYELVTLDADLVEALPTPRETILLCRAGAVVFEASLPPGETAPLALEPGMRLGLTGICELEMNNPFGIAQWTKEFTLKLRSARDVVILQRPPYWNAARLLMLLSAVGGAALLVAAWAWMLRRQVARQAAVIERQTTTKATLEERQRIARDLHDTLEQELSGLAILLDTTSQQFETGEGTPDKTLGLARQLLRRSREESRSTIRDLRSMAIEQLGLLGAMETMLRPLAESAGLTFVFSAEGKERRLRGDVESAFLRVAHEAVANAAKHSRGSRVEVRTSFSADAVKLDVSDDGTGFCPETAADDATGHFGLSGMRERAVRIGADLRLDAQNGSGTWVSLVWSHSRLAVEDTND; this is encoded by the coding sequence ATGCAGTCCACCCACTTGGTTCTTTTTCTCGTCCTGCTCGCTGCCATCCAGCCGGCAGGCGCGGCGGAAGTGGTGCGCAGCGCGGCGGTGCTGCGGGCGATGGCTCCTGATGAGGCGAAGAAAGGACTGCCAGTGGAGATGGAGGCGGTGGTGACGTTTGTGGACAGGAGTTGGGGGAATTTGTTTGTGCATGACGGCACGGCGGGTGTGTATGTGATGGCGGGTGAGCAGGTGAAGCAGGCGTCATGGATCGCGGTGGGGCAGAAAGTAGGAGTGAGAGGCGTGACGGGAGACGGCTTTTTGCCAGTGATCGTGGCGGCGGAACTCGTTGAGCTGGGCGAGGGAGTGTTGCCTGCGCCCATGGTGCCGAAGTCGCTGGAAGCGATTCAGACACCGGCGTTGGATTCCCAGTGGGTGGAGGTGGAGGGCGTGGTGAAGCGCCTGGCAGACGAATATGCCGGCCTCACGCTTTACCTGCAATCCGGTCCACTGGAGCTGCCTGCCGTTTTGCCGCGCACCGAGACGCTGGCGGCTGTGGGCACGCTGCCGCTACATCTGCTGGAGCGGCGGGTGCGGGTGCGGGCGGTGGCGGCGACGCAGTTCAATGAGCAGGGACAGATGAGCGGGCGGCATTTGTATCTGCCAGGCATGAGTTTCCTGACGCTGCTCGATCCGGCGCAGGAGTCGCCGCCAGCGCCGCTGCGGCGGGTGGATGAGCTGCTGCGGGTCGGCTCGCCTCTTGATGAGCGGGTGCGATTGCGCGGCGTGGTGACTCACGCGGTGCCGGAGCAGATGCTTTTTCTACGCGGTGATGGCGGCAGCATGAGGATTGATTCGGCGCTGACGCCGGATTTGAAGCCGGGGACGATGATCGAGGCGGAAGGTTACGCGACGTTCATGCCGCTGCGGCCAGGATTGAATGCGGCGGAGCTGCAAATCTTGGAGGAAGGGCCGCCGCCGGTGCCGCTGCGGCTCGCTCTGACATCCGAACGCCGCAGCGCGGAGCAGTATGAGCTGGTGACGCTGGATGCGGACTTGGTGGAGGCGTTGCCCACACCGCGTGAGACGATCCTGCTCTGCCGCGCGGGCGCAGTGGTGTTTGAGGCCAGTCTGCCGCCGGGCGAGACTGCACCATTGGCGCTGGAGCCGGGGATGCGGCTGGGATTGACGGGCATCTGCGAGTTGGAGATGAACAATCCGTTTGGTATCGCCCAATGGACAAAGGAGTTCACGCTGAAGCTACGCTCTGCGCGTGATGTGGTCATTTTGCAAAGGCCTCCGTATTGGAATGCGGCGCGGCTCCTGATGCTGCTCTCCGCTGTTGGTGGTGCAGCGTTGCTGGTGGCTGCTTGGGCCTGGATGCTTCGAAGGCAGGTGGCGCGGCAGGCAGCGGTGATCGAGCGGCAGACGACGACGAAAGCGACGCTGGAGGAGCGTCAGCGCATCGCCCGTGATCTGCATGACACGCTGGAGCAGGAGCTGAGCGGGCTGGCGATCTTGCTGGATACGACCTCGCAGCAGTTTGAAACCGGTGAGGGCACGCCCGACAAGACGCTGGGCCTCGCCCGGCAGCTTCTGCGGCGCAGTCGTGAGGAGTCGCGCTCCACCATCCGCGACTTGCGCAGCATGGCGATCGAGCAGCTCGGCCTGCTCGGTGCGATGGAGACGATGCTGCGTCCGCTGGCTGAGAGCGCGGGTCTGACGTTTGTTTTTTCAGCAGAGGGCAAAGAGAGAAGACTCCGGGGCGATGTGGAGTCTGCATTCCTGCGAGTGGCCCATGAAGCGGTGGCGAATGCGGCGAAACACTCGCGCGGCAGCCGTGTGGAGGTGCGCACGAGTTTTTCTGCTGATGCGGTGAAACTCGACGTGAGTGATGATGGCACAGGATTCTGTCCCGAAACGGCCGCAGATGACGCCACCGGCCATTTTGGCCTCAGCGGCATGAGGGAGCGTGCGGTGCGGATCGGCGCGGATTTGCGTCTGGACGCTCAAAATGGGAGCGGGACATGGGTTTCGCTCGTTTGGAGCCATTCGCGGCTGGCAGTTGAGGATACTAATGATTAA
- a CDS encoding response regulator gives MSIRILIIDDHFVQRLGLTVAINNEKDLRIAGQGGSVAEAVALYEKLKPDVTLMDFSLPDGTGVEAVKRIREKHDDAQILMLTVLDGEEDVFRASDAGAAGYLTKSADVKTLIAAIREVANGGTFFSESARAKIEARMKREPLTRRELEIVHLIVEGLANKEIGGRLGITEGTVKLHVAKVLTKTGAPDRTRAAILAVERGLVRLGG, from the coding sequence ATGTCCATCCGCATTCTCATCATCGACGATCATTTCGTGCAGCGCCTCGGGTTGACGGTGGCCATCAACAACGAAAAAGACCTCCGCATCGCCGGACAGGGCGGCAGTGTGGCGGAGGCGGTGGCGCTCTATGAGAAGTTGAAGCCCGATGTGACGCTGATGGACTTCTCTTTACCCGACGGAACGGGGGTGGAGGCCGTGAAGCGCATCCGCGAAAAGCATGATGACGCTCAAATCCTCATGCTCACCGTGCTCGATGGTGAAGAAGATGTCTTCCGCGCCAGTGACGCCGGAGCGGCGGGCTATCTGACGAAGTCGGCGGATGTGAAGACGCTCATTGCAGCGATTCGCGAGGTGGCAAATGGCGGCACCTTTTTTTCGGAATCGGCCCGCGCCAAGATCGAGGCGCGGATGAAACGGGAGCCGCTGACGCGCCGGGAACTGGAGATCGTGCATCTCATCGTCGAGGGACTGGCGAACAAGGAGATCGGCGGGCGTCTTGGCATCACCGAGGGCACCGTGAAGCTGCATGTGGCGAAGGTGCTGACGAAAACCGGCGCGCCCGACCGCACGCGCGCGGCCATTCTTGCAGTGGAGCGGGGCCTCGTGCGACTGGGCGGGTGA
- a CDS encoding LuxR C-terminal-related transcriptional regulator: MQWSGASCDWAGEHAQRPVVRRVGGRLGIREGTVKLHVTNLLAKFGAPNRTLAAVLAVSKGLVRLGG; encoded by the coding sequence TTGCAGTGGAGCGGGGCCTCGTGCGACTGGGCGGGTGAGCATGCGCAACGGCCTGTTGTCCGGCGGGTCGGCGGGCGTCTCGGCATCAGGGAAGGCACCGTGAAACTGCACGTGACCAATTTACTCGCCAAGTTCGGTGCGCCGAACCGCACCCTGGCGGCGGTGCTGGCGGTGTCGAAGGGCCTCGTGCGGCTGGGCGGGTGA